Genomic segment of Acaryochloris thomasi RCC1774:
CTACGCCAACGCGTCTCAAGATTGGTGCGCAAGACACTGTCATTCTCCAAAAAGCTAGAGAATCATATCGGTGCTATTTGGTACTTTATTCACCATTACAATCAATCCTTACCTATTTAGGACTACCCATCTCTAATTGTTAGCCCAGCTATATCTCAGAGGTATTTCGCATAAACTAAATTTGGTTGCAGAGATATTCGCTAGCGCCGTTTTCAGATAGCGATGAAAGATCCACTTGCGATCGCGATGATATTGCCTTTATTGTCATCTCAGTTGCAACTGAACGATTCTCTGCTGCTTCAAGCCGATATCTGTCTCAGATCACGAGTGATTGCTTGAGGCTTACACCAGCAAACTTCTGCTTCAATTTGTATGGCCCCTTCGTCAGCTAGATCCTTGATGTATCCGCTGAGATTCTCTTCAGCCTCTTTTTTATCTTTGAAGGGACCAAAAAGGTACTCGTAATTTGGCTGCTGTGTCGTCACCGTTACCCACCAAGCCTGGTCGTAGTCATCTTCTTGAGGGGATGTTTCATACGATTTTCCCTTTCGGAGGAGTATCGAGAGAACCAAAAAGGCAAGAATTACTAAGACTGTATTTTGAATAATCTGCGAAATATGATTCATTGAGTCAATCCCCCGAGCCTGCCGACTTTAAGTGTGTAGATATCTATCGTACGAGAACGTGCCAATGAAGACGGTTATCGCCACGACAGTATTCAGTCTTCCCATTCTCAACTGGATATTGCAGCCTGGTGACCGACAGGGGGGTGAGCCAAGATACGTACAAAGAGTTCAAAATAGTTCTAGAAGTCTTATCTAGAAAGGCTTTCATGAATATTTTGTCATGGTCTCTCAAGGCTCGCTGGCAACACCAACCGATATGGTCGAGATTCAAAAGCAGGTTGAACAAGCAGGCCGTCGCTTTTTATTTTTGAAGGCTGATGTTCGAGATCTCAGCGCCCTACACGCCCTACAGGCAGCGGTCGCTCAAACTGTCCAGCTTTTAGGCTCTCTTGGAGCTGGCTCTTCTTTCATTACAAATCTTGCCTTTGGTAGCCCAGATCTCAACACGCTGTATATCTATGCAGCCAACGGAAACTCACTAAACGAAGTTGAGCGAAGAAGCAGAATTGTTCGCTTGACCCTAAATGCTGTCCGGGGCCTGAGATTAACGCAGTAATATCAACTTTTAGCAACCATCTGCCGCGTAAAACAATGATGCGATGCTCAGAAAGGAAACGTAGAAGCTTGCCCGAAGTCATCCTAAACGAGTCAAAAAGCAATGCCGATGAGTCATTTACTGGTTATCCAGAAACTGATCTGTTGACGAGATTTGCGCAAATGGCGCTCTCAGTGCTGCCATAAAAGCAGCTTGTACCTCCGAAGCCTTTACAAGCTGGCCGTCAAACTCTAAGTCTTTCGTTGCACATGCATCAGAAATGACATGGCATTTATAGCCTAAATCAAAGGCAGCGCGTGTTGTTGAGTCAACACACATCTGACTCATAGCTCCACAAACAACGACTTCCTCAACTCCAGCCTTTTGTAGATGCGCGTTGAGGTCAGTTTCACGAAAAGAATTTGGATAGTGCTTAATCAGAACAACTTCACGTTCTTGGGGTTGAATGCTGTTGTGAATTCTACACCCTGGAGTATTTGGAGCAAAGAATGTGGGGTGATCCTGAGTTGAAATGTGTTGAATGTAAAAAAGTGGTGCTTGTTCAGTGCGAAAGGCATTCAATAGTCTTTTACAGTTCGAAGCCGCCTTATCCATTGCGACCAGTTCCATTGAACCACCCTTGAAGTAGTCATTCTGGACATCAATGACGATTAATCCTCGTTTCATCTTGCTTAGTTCCTTAGCTTTTATCGACAACAAATCGTGTATCTAAATCACGTAGATAATAAAGTCCGAAGCAGGCAGCAAGAACAGGCCAAGCAGCCCAAAAAAGTATATTTGGATTACTGGGATCATCAACATAAGGATTCAGATAAAGGGGGAAGGCGATCAACGTTGACAAAGCATGCATGAGCAACACCAAACCATAAGTGATTCTTTTTCGATAGCCCAGCAAAAAACCGGTAAAGACTGCTAGCTGGATAGCACCAATCACATATGGAATAAACTGAGTGACTCCACCCACCCCATAAAACGTGCTAAAGACAGCAACAGCGTGCTCGGGACGGGCAAACTTATCAAGGCCCCAGACTGCCATCATCATAAATACGCCAATCCTCATCAAGAGAAGGACGAGTGATATGCGACGGAACATTAACTGCTCTGTTTTTCCAGTGTTGTTCATGATCAATCCCTCTACCATTATGATTTTTATGTGCGTCTAGACGACCGTTCTCGTGGTTACTGGGCATGAAGAGTGACGCAAAGTAGAATCTTGCTTGCCAGAAGGCCTAACCCTACCTGAACTCAACCGTTTCCCCCTCAGCAGGTATATAAACACTTTCCTTGATGTTCTCGGGGAGCTTATCAACAACTGCCTTCAACGTGTCTCTTGTTGTAAAGCAGTGATCTAGAGCATTCATGTGTACAGCCGTGATTTGGACATCTGGATTAATCCTTTCGGCTGCTTCAAAGAATCTCACTGCCTGTGGTTCATTTATCATTAACGGATCTGGAGCAATAGATTCGATCACAGCACCTCCGGTATGGACAATGACGATATCTGGCTTGTGCTTTGCAAGTATGGCTTCAACCTGGCCCTCATCATCTAGCACGGTATCGCCAGTCCAATAGATCGTAGGTTGTCCTTCTGCTCGAAGAATAATGCCGTTGACACCGCCCATAAGCTGTCCAACCCGTCCTATACCGTGTTGTCCAAACTCTTGGCTCATTGTGATGCCCTCGAATTTTGAAGCATTAGACGCCATCGTTGAAACATTCGTAAATCCCTTCTGCTCCAACTGGGCCTTGAAAGTTTGGGTCGAATTCTCTGGATCGGTCACATCAGTGGGCGCTTCATTGTCAGGGGTAAAGATTGGAGTGTCTTTTGCAATCTTCTCGGCAGCGGGTTGGTCAAAATGATCAAGATGCATATGTCCAACTAAGACAGCATCCACATCTTCTAAAATGGATT
This window contains:
- a CDS encoding cysteine hydrolase family protein, translating into MKRGLIVIDVQNDYFKGGSMELVAMDKAASNCKRLLNAFRTEQAPLFYIQHISTQDHPTFFAPNTPGCRIHNSIQPQEREVVLIKHYPNSFRETDLNAHLQKAGVEEVVVCGAMSQMCVDSTTRAAFDLGYKCHVISDACATKDLEFDGQLVKASEVQAAFMAALRAPFAQISSTDQFLDNQ
- a CDS encoding DUF1816 domain-containing protein; the encoded protein is MNHISQIIQNTVLVILAFLVLSILLRKGKSYETSPQEDDYDQAWWVTVTTQQPNYEYLFGPFKDKKEAEENLSGYIKDLADEGAIQIEAEVCWCKPQAITRDLRQISA
- a CDS encoding MBL fold metallo-hydrolase, with protein sequence MKSSKQKFASILSLLLGASLILGACSEEERTNDAPAPAGAENTTNESMPVSYEFFRNATAKLTYNGQTLLLDPMLSDKGALPSFAGIAPNPIIDLPVSTESILEDVDAVLVGHMHLDHFDQPAAEKIAKDTPIFTPDNEAPTDVTDPENSTQTFKAQLEQKGFTNVSTMASNASKFEGITMSQEFGQHGIGRVGQLMGGVNGIILRAEGQPTIYWTGDTVLDDEGQVEAILAKHKPDIVIVHTGGAVIESIAPDPLMINEPQAVRFFEAAERINPDVQITAVHMNALDHCFTTRDTLKAVVDKLPENIKESVYIPAEGETVEFR